ggatttccggttcaaacacagtgtagaatttagtatgtacttgtgtccattgcatttaaaataaagtgcatgtattctcagcccaaaaatatagattgcaaaagcaattaaaaagggagcaaatgaaactcaccttagcagcacataaggtcattcaccaaaatgtgactgaaactcgaaatgaaaaataaccgtagatctcaacctagagaaaatATGTTGGTCAaaacatgtctaacaagctatgtcgggtcatagtgtatcacaatcctaatgctcgggaccgacatgcaaaagttaacaaaagtcatctcaaaagtcaacctgacccaatatgatctttaaatctatacatgtttattatcatagtataagtcttgataattgaacgaatttatagtttatcaaactaaaaatattatttatttcaggaattatattatatttgaattatcatggcaatcgaaaatattttattatttcacatagctttctaatacttgtaaaattagattatagtgtttataaagctttaaaacatgataagacagtcaactttgacaattgttcaacaagacgagacgtgctttatatagaaatttatttactcgattagtaatatttgaaaatccaatttattaatctcatagacaagttattttaaatattaatttacagtttcaaatacaatttcaattaacgttaaccataattcagttgaccatatcttttaatccgttcatcgaaatcacgcgatttctaaatgaaaagttaataatttttcgccagcttttcaaaaacatgcatatcatatactttatatcagtagcatatgtatcaaattcgtgattcatcataaactatctaacgacaaaattaaagcatacaagcatgtataaacatatatactcgagcactagacatggatacactattaatgtataaaagataagatatgaatgctcacgtatcaatattgtgattcaatattgtaggaaagtacgtagacgcaacggagatgataaacactaggtttgacttgcgaacaatgaacattacctataaccttcatagctataacccatagtttccttagctctatcccgctcgcaaaatccgttttgaaaacatgcgagcagaaccccgtcgtagtattttatgtataaataataataatactaatactactaataataataagattaataataatattaatcttaatcttaatcttaataataataataataataataataataataataataataataataataataataataataataataataataatataaatatatatcgagAGAGTAGAGTGAAAAAAGAGAAAATGAATGCACAAAACTGAAACGTTTTTGCTCGATTTATAGATGTTGCCAGCATTCagtagtcatgcgatcgcatgaccttatggttcattccccatgcgatcgcatggggagtcctgacagctcacattcgtttaacgttttgcttgtcgacataattaaataaatataaatatattatatttaatttatataattaattatatattatattaaattcacgtgcatagttgacttgtaattttcgttccgatgactcgtacgttgtcattcgacttatgtcccagtttcggtttctcgaacgcattttcgtatgcttagaaaactagtacttttcgttacgcgacgtgtacctttatcaaaaattaaacttatattaacaataaactatatcactcgaaatataacttatacgtttgagtgtttggtcatttgcttctataaatcaacgtctcgttatttaataatattattttaaatcaaatcgttttaagattattttattttatcaccttgtaaaatatatatatatatatatatattttcattttaaaatagtgtttcactgtaacaaagtttttttactgtagcaaatagtgattttcgaaaacactgtagctttttggatactgtagcaattcgaaaatactatagaaaattagtgttttacttgttcatcttaaacgttttatttcactcatctaaatatcaatcgaatcaacaaacgaatgttactatcgcttACTAAATAacctaaaattatatatatgtatatatctttatttaatatacataaatcagtttttaaatacacattgcaagttatttataattaattttaataattattattccaacttattgtatatatatatatatatatatatatatatatacaaatagatgttcCTGAATCGTCGATCAATAGTCAaatgttaactgaatatataacattagttcaaaaattttgagaatcaatattacagactttgcttatcgtgccggaaacattaaatcatctaaagataaagtttaaatttggtcagaaatttccgggttgtcacagtgacTCAACAAATCATTGATCGATAAATTAGCTACTCAAGGTTGTAACCACTTATCTGACTGTTAGATCAAGTTCATCGAATCAATCATACAACAATGAACATATATAGTTTTTTTGTCATACCATTTCTTACCGTTTTCCTAGATGTATCATTCAACATCTAACATAATAGTGTTGGATTCCGTATAAAGATATAATCCAaataaaatcactaaactaaggtGTCATTTGTTTTTCGATTTAAAGATCTTATTAGGTCTTATGTCTGTGTGCTAGCAGACGTTTTTATCGCATgtcttattataattaatattattaactcaAATTTATAGCAAGAGAAAATAAAATATGACGCTAGTTTAGATACAAATGAGTGAATAAATTAACTACGCATTATTGTGGTAAATAATTTCGCTCGTAGTTTAATCATTATTTCAGTAGTAGAAAATACATGTGTTAGCAAAAAGAAAGCGTTTGCAACAGTACATAATTATGATACGTATATACATTAAACATTTTTTTAATAGTATATAATTATAATACACATACCGAATATTGATACaatttattaaatgaaaactaatctatctatctatctatctatctatctatctatctatctatctatctatctatctatctatctatctatctatctatctatctattctatatataataacaaacacAAAAATACATCATCTAATTTTCTAATTATTTGCCTTCCATTCTTAAATAACCCTCTAATTTAGACCCTTAAAAACTACACATcatgattatgacctcataatcaaAAAGTTTAACACTAATTTGACTAAATTAGCCTTCAAATCAGAAAAAGCGGTATCATTCTGCAAAAATCAGGAATTCAGTAAATTTGAAACCATTCACTAAACCactagaaagaaagaaagaaaaaaaacccTAATTTCCTCCCTAGAAACACACGACTAAAAATCAAACCATTCACTAAACcactagaaagaaagaaaaaaacccTAATTTCCTCCCTAGAAACACACGACTAAAATCAAATTCAAGATCACATCTTTCTTTCTCCTAAATCGAACATTTATAACGTGCTTGTATCAAGAAGAAATGGTTTTTATATCGATCTGAATTAAACAACAATATTAATCAGATGTTATAATTCTGGATTCCGCTTCCGATGTATTATGAGATCTTACAACCGATTACGAATGAAATCAAAGAGGTAGGGTTCCTATATTGATGTTTTGTAAAATTATGACGAGTGATTTAGCTGTCGATTTTCAATGTTAATAGGGAAGATCAAACAAATCACATTTGGAGTTGTTGATTCGCCAAATCTGAACGACGTTTTGAAGATTATTTTCTATTAGGTTTGATTTTGGTAGTTTTTATTAATGATTCTGATTTAGTAGTATTATATTTAGGGTCTGTTCcccagttttttatttttttttttattttttttttttgtgaaggaAATGAAGGGAAATGAAGGGGAGTGATTTCAAATCCTTCCAATTTGAAAGGAAGATATCAAGAGTAAAATACCATttcaaatcaatccctttctttccTGTAAAAACTTGGGAACACATTTGTAATTTTGATTTCCTTCCAAATCAATTCATTTCTTCTCATTTTACAGCTCTGGAAAAGAGCCTTAGATTATGGGTTATTTGTTATGAATTTTATATATTCTGGTTCGTAATTAAGATGAACATGAAATTTTTTTTGTCTTTATGTTATTTGAAGGTTACTGTGTGATTTTTATGTTATTTTGAAGGTCACTATGTGAAGTTTATGCTGAACTTACACATATTTGTGCCAAGTGTTTGATGATTTACCTCGTGAATGATGACTTTCATCTACCTTGATTCAAACACATGTATATTTTCCATGTGCAAAAGAATTCGTACACGTTAGAAATTTCTATTGAAATCTGCTGCTCATTGAAGGTATAATTGAATCAATTTTTTTTTGCTGCTTAGATGTCACCCATAATATAATTTGGTGACATAATACCATTAGCTCTTGAAGTGATTATAAAAACGTGGAAAAATATGTACCACACTGAAGTCTCTATATTTATTCCTTTTTACTAATTTGGAGACATAATGCAACCCAAATCTGTTTGATGCGGGGATATTAGAATGCATCAATGTTTGCAAGCACGTCTCATAAGTCAGGCACTACGTAAGATGTTAGGCAATGCTTCTAAAGCGGGTTATACTCTCATCTTTCTCAACCAAATAAGATACAAGGTATATGAACGTTACCATTTATGTTATTCCTTCTAACAAATTTCATCAAGATTTCAGCTTGAAGAAAGATTAATTATGAAATTGCAGATTAATGGTTTTAATGGAAATCCAGAAGTTACAAATGGGGGTATTGATTTAAAGTTTTTTGTATCTGTTCGACTTGAAATACGCCCTATTATCCGTAAGTTCATATAAGTCCATGGTCTCTCTGCTATTTGGTCTATAGCTATTTTGTTTAAGTGTGTATATATTGGTTGTGTCACAGGTGAAGGTGGTGAGGACATTGGGCTTAAAGTTAGAGTAAGAGTTCAAAAGAGTGAGGTGAATAACTCTTTATTGGTCTATATTTATTTCCCACCTAAAATAAATTTACCTTAACGAACTATTTTTGTTTGAGGTAAAACTTTTCATTAGCTAGTGCTTTTTCATATGTTCTAGAACTTCTCATAATGTATTGTAGGTTTATAGACAATACAAGCAAGCTAAGTTTGAAATTATATTCGGGGAGGGAGCCAGCAAAATGGTTTGTTTGGCCAAAATTCTTTTTTGTCCCTGtctctatatatatttatgtgtgtgtGTCTCTAAAAATGGTCTTTGACGTTTTATGCATAGAAATAGACATCGGGTGACTTTTGACCCAGTTAATTTGTTTCCTTTTTAGATACTTTATAAAATCTAAGGTTACCCATTAAGaactaaatgggtcaaaattgccatcTCTTTTTATTTGCATGGTCTGATGCCTGGATCTAATATCTATGTAGGGATGTATAGTGGATTGTGCTGAAATGATGGACATTGTATTCAAGAAGAGCTCTTGGTATATCTACCGAGATCAAAGGTTAGTTTTTCACTCATGGTTTAGGCAAGGGTACAATTATGCGGAATACGACACGAATGTGTGTGTAATTTTTATGTGATTTTTAAGaattaaatgggtcaaaattaccatCTCTTCTTATTTGCATAGCCTGATGCCCAGATCTAATATGTATGCAGGGATGTATATTGGATTGCGCTGAAATGATAGACATTGTGTTGAAGAAGGGATCTTAATATAGCTATCGATATCATAGGTTTGTTTTTACTCATGGTTTAGGTAAAGGTACAATATTGTGGAATACGACACAAAAATGTTCTACACAGTACACACTCTTTATGTTACTCTGTTTTTATCACCTACTCTTTTATTTTATATGAATAAATGGCTTATGGCTTATGATGATTGGATTATGATAATTTTAGTCAGGTTGTTGGGAGCCGAAAAACACATGTCTTTTAATCGCTATTGCATTTAAAACAAATGAGAAAACTCTCTCTTATGTGTGCAGTAGTTGTTATGTTTGACAAAGTATGGATTCTCATGGGTTGAGCGCTGAGCATAAGGTGGTGAGGTTGTTTGAGGGTTTCAGGGAGAAATTGGTGAAATGGGCTTAGTGGAGAATGGTGATTTTGGATTGGGTAAGTTGTTGACTAAAGTAATGGAGTATGCAGGTGTTGGGAATGTGTCTATGGAGTGAAGGAATGGTGTGGCCACTGAAATGCAATTGAACGTTATGTCTCACAGCATGACCGCAAATAGCCTGGTATGAGTCGAATTGTATTTTTACTCGATCGTTACCGTTAAAAGTTAGTAAAATGCCATATGTGTTTTATATATTCTCGCCTTGATGACAATGAAGTTGTATCTGAGGATCAAGTTGATCCAGATCCTACCCCATTGAAGTAATTAGTATGATTCAAAAATAGATTTTCCCAATTAATCAAGGTTTTGAAAAAATAGCTCTTCAAATACGTACACTACGAAAGACAAACATTTGAACAATTAAACATGAATGGATTGCGAAGACCCTTACTATTCAAAGGAATAACATATTACGAAATTGATTTGTATTAGAACTCCATTTTATCAATATGCACGAATGCATGTTttcaagaaaagacatagatgcaTTCATACACAAAGTATTAAAATGAACACTTGAACAGAGATGGGATATAAATCATGCATGGTGACATTGTATTTCTTTCAAGAAAACTGAATATTATAGTTTTACATCGACTAAAATATTAAATGCAAACTAAACCTTTTGTTCAGTATAGTGGTTTTCACCTATGtgttaattgtttttttttttttttcaagtttaaCTTGCTTGCTTTATTAACATTAATTCAACATTACTATTGAAACCGTTTTGATTTTTTAACAACCTAAAAAATACTATATAAAATATAATGAATTTGACAATTCAATTTTTGATTCGTTCCTTAAAAaagcccgcgaattcgcgggtcttaagctagtaaatatttaaaagaaatatattaaaataattaaaatgagtaAACCTTATGTAATCGAGATGAACATTGTAAAAGAAAATAAACCACATGTTGCTAAAAAAAATGGAAAAGCCAACGGTGTTTGTTTTGTAAGAAACGTCATTTGGTAGAAACGACCAAATGGTTTATATAAGAACAATTTGATCAATTTCAATATACAACATATACATTAAGCTAAATAAAGACAATTATTCATTTTCGTATTTTTTACATGTAGAGGTCTATAGTTGTGTCTTGGTGTGATTGATGGTTCAGAGTTCATGTAATCTTTGACTTTTCGTGTGTTGCTTTTTCGTTTGTTTTTTTTATATCTCGGCTGGGATTTTgatgaacttttagaacgtggtttcgttTAGTATATGCCTTTAGGCTTTGTTTCCGAGTTCAATCATAAAGGAAAATAAATGAAATGAAAGGGATAGAATGGGAGTAAGTGGAATCATTCCAATACTAAAGATTGATAATAAACAATCCGCTCCATTTCCTTCTCTCTGTCAAAACTCTAGAACAGAAAATATTTTAAGTTTTCTTTCACTTCCTTTCCTTAAAAAATAAAACTCTGAAAAAGTCTCAgaattgttataatatataaatatatatataaatggatagtcaattattgatacacaaaagtaatattattgtattacctaaacttgtgatatttttgctataaatagccatgaatgcaagcattaaacttgcaccattttctcacacttacaaagtgtttctttctttctctccattatcatctttgttcttacacttcactattagcattcttaatcaaaatcaaaccactaaaggtagttataagcctactgaattataacatcaagaatcaaaccactaaaggtagttataagcctactgaattataacacgttatcagcacgataatcttaatactaattatggttggctctaccacctaaatgatatatggtcggttataccacctgaataatatatggtcgacactgtcgcctaattatcatttatgttactaacatttatatttctattatctaacatttatatggtcgacactgtcacctaattatcatttatgttatataacatttatttatgattgcttacatatggtcgacactgtcgcctacttatcatttatgttatattaaatttatgtttaatgtttatatacttatgaatataaattgactctaatttatcatgttgtttgttttaatttttgataatagaaaatgttgaatctggaaaagcttaaatttactcctttagaatcaacggaaaacaactacatgccatgggttataaaagtaaaaatgcatcttaaatcaatgggcattcttgaaaccataaatgaaaacaacacttgttctgaaaaagaacaagcaacggcatgttgctttattcatcaacatattgatgaatgcttacaaaataattatgtgactgtagaagatccccatgttttatgggaaggtctcaaaagcagattcaataatcaaagagaaattttacttccagctgctatggatcaatggagaacattaaggttccaagactttaagaaagtaaatgaatacagctcagctctgtataatacagtctcacaacttaaattttgtggacatgaaataagtgatgcagacatgttggagaaaactttctccacaatgaatgctgccaacatcacagtgcaaagaaatttgagaatgctaaagttcaacacatatcctgaacttaattcatatctcttggttgcagagcaaaataATGAGCTATTATTGAAAAATCAGCAAttccgtcctactggtacacttgcaatccctgaagcaaatactgcaaataattataaacagggacaaggacgcgggcaaggtcgtggttataataaccatcgccatcatcatgccaaaagccataactatggtagaaaccatccttatggtaatgggaatgggcgtggacgtggccgtggtggtcaaagaaataataatccacgaaaatataaatatcaaccacaaaacaagcccactaaacaagatgttgaagaaaattcttctaaaaattctgaagaatcttgttacagatgtggtagaatgggccactgggctaatacttgccgaacatctaaacatcttgttaagatgtatcaggattcgctgaaaggtaaagaaaaggaagtaaattttgtggataatattgatccaacagtcactgagcaaccatctgatttatatgaagatttcttgaattaaattaatatgtttcttttataaataaaacgatttaacctttgtcatcatgttttctcaaatgtttcagttctatatgttttatcaaatgttccagttctatgtttgatgtttcaattctatgtatgtcaaatgtttcagttttatctatttgtgtgtaataaacattttgtgtaaaatttatatacttactgtttgtttcttatatatgaagtttaatatgaattctgctggaacacaacatcaatcaagtagtggagatctctgtatagcagatagtggtactacacacactatacttaaatctgaaaaatatttcattgatttgaaaccaacagaaggaactatacatactatatcaggtgctgctaacttgatagaagggataggaaaggcaaaattcatattaccaaatggtacaacatttttaattaataatgccttattctctcctaagtcaagcagaaatttattgagtttttctgacatataccttaatggatatgattatcagtcagtaacgacagaaaatgagaaatatttaagtatcactaacaagaatcacgtgattgaaaaactgccaagacttaattctggattacattatacacatataaatgtaccagaagcacatatggtgattaaagaaaagtatattgatcctggtgtatttaatttatggcataacagactgggccatccaggatcaacaatgatgaaaagaattattgaatgtacacatggacatccactgaaggatagaaaaatccttcatgatacaatggttccatgtatatcttgttctcttggaaaattgataactagaccctcaccacttaaggttgagaaagaatcaccaatgtttcttgaaagaattcaaggtgatatttgtggaccaattcatccaccatgtggaccatttagatatttcatggtcctaatagacgcatctagtagatggtctcatgtttatctgttatcaagccgtaatgtggcatttgcaaaatttcttgccgaaattattaaattgagagcacattttcctgattacgtCATTAAaaagatgagacttgataatgcttttGAGTTtatatctcaagcatttaatgactattgcatgtctataggaattgttgttgaacattctgttgctcatgtgcatacacaaaatggtttagctgagtcactgattaaacgtttacagttaatcgctagaccattgataatgagaacaaaactccctgtatctatatggggtcatgcaattttacatgctgctgcattgattcgcatcataccaagtgcaagtcataaatattcccccctacaacttgcttttggtcaagagccaaatatttcccaccttaaaacatttggttgtgcagtatatgttccaattgcgccaccacaacgtacaaaaatgggtcctcaaaggaggttgggaatatatgttggatatgaaacatcttcaatcataaggtatattgaacctatgacaggtgatgtttttacagcacgttttgctgattgtcattttaatgaaacattgtttcctagattagggggagaaatataaaataaagaaaatgatgtttcatggtgtgaacctcaattaaagtatcttgatcctcgcacaaaagaatgcgagatagaagttcaaaagataatgcatatacaagaactttcaAATCAATT
This genomic window from Rutidosis leptorrhynchoides isolate AG116_Rl617_1_P2 chromosome 2, CSIRO_AGI_Rlap_v1, whole genome shotgun sequence contains:
- the LOC139887814 gene encoding DNA repair protein recA homolog 1, chloroplastic-like; the encoded protein is MHQCLQARLISQALRKMLGNASKAGYTLIFLNQIRYKINGFNGNPEVTNGGIDLKFFVSVRLEIRPIIREGGEDIGLKVRVRVQKSEVYRQYKQAKFEIIFGEGASKMGCIVDCAEMMDIVFKKSSWYIYRDQRDVKSGCWEPKNTCLLIAIAFKTNEKTLSYGEIGEMGLVENGDFGLGKLLTKVMEYAGVGNVSME